One Carya illinoinensis cultivar Pawnee chromosome 5, C.illinoinensisPawnee_v1, whole genome shotgun sequence genomic window, aatatctactaattctaagagaatatataatataaaaaagtgcttcttttgaatgtgaaacaattaaatttaatatttcagattaattgataatataaatctcaataaagttttaatcatttgatttattataaaaaatttaaagcattaaaattgttaactatggtaaaaaaatttgaaatgaactatattaaactactaaggtaaatttgtctgggacagaagatatacctgaaatagtaatcgtgcacaagagatgataacatgagacggcaaaagaaccgattgaagaagacaaagaaaccaaaaaagcctcgactatttgtctgaaactcaaaaaaaaaaaaaaaaaaaaaaacccaagtcatcttttccacaaagagtgaaccaaaaaaatataacaataactcaaatatttttaagatcattacctttactccaatttcctcttcttcaaactctagcacgcatccatatgcgtatatgcacatgtatttatgtatgtttgtgtttgtgtgtgtatgtgtatgcaagagtctgtgtatgtttgtgcgtgtatgtatgtgtgtatgtgttcatctgtgtatgtgtgtgtatgcatatatgtatggatgtatgtatgcacagatgtatggatgtatgttgtatgtatgtatgtatgtatttatgtgtatgtgtgtgtgcgcacttgtttgtatgtctatatgtgtatgtatgtgtttatgtatttgtgtgtgtatcgtttatggaatacaaaagtttaagagagtgattaatttactaaccttggatgagtcattcattccgctgcaatcgtctttctgttgtaaacgacattcgtttcattcattttaaaataccgttagtatgaaacctaagaattgaattagatgagagtaccaaaatatgtgtagcaaaacagaaaaaagtaaaaaaatcgtagataactactcaccttacaatgcatagttgagttgattaaaatacatatagataccgtctttcgttctgctatcgaaagcatttgcgattaaattgcctcgacgccttgaaaaaataacatctattaatattaaatacttggtaataagataatatctactaattctaatagaatatacaatataaaaaagtgcctCTTTTGTATgttaaacaattaaatttaatgtttcagattaattgataatataaatctcattaaagtttcaatcatttgaattattgtaaaaaatttaaaggattaaaatagttaactatggtaaaaaaatttgaaatgaactagattaaatTACTAAGGTAAGTTTGTCTGGGACGGgggatatacctgaaatagtaatagtgcacaaaagatgataacatgagatggcaaaagaaccaattgaagaagacagagaaaccaaaaaagcctcgactatttgtctgaaactcaaaaaaaaaaaaaaaatcaagtcatgtttttgataaaaagtgaaccaaaaaaatataacaataactcaaatatttttaagatcattacctttactccaatttcctcttcttcaaactctatcacacgtccatatgtatatgtttgtgtatgtttgtgcgtgtatgtatgtatgtatgtgttcatctgtgtatgtgtgtgtatgcatatatgtatggatgtatgtatgcacagatgtatggatgtatgttgtatgtatgtatgtatgtgtatgtgtgtgtgcgcgcgtgtttgtatgtctatatgtatgtatgtgtttatgtatttgtgtgtgtatcgtttatggaatacaaaagtttaagagagtgattaatttactaaccttgaatgagtcattcattctgcagcaatcgtctttctgttgtaaatatGAGAGCAATTGGTCCTTGAGCTGGAACCTATTCGTTAACCATGCTGCAGCCCCCGTATCACAAGCTGGAATCTCATCAATTGGGATACGCagaacatgaatgtgaacttctGAAGGATCCACGCCAAACACATTGTCCATAAAGGAAGGGCATTGGTGCTTGTATGCGATGCTCACATCATAAACTGCaggtaattaatatatgaagctgtatcaagtttcaaaaaaggTAGTAGAGAAACATGAGGAACAAGTGCAGCTTATGTCATCAGAATTATTTCATGAGCAAACAGCTATTTGAAGAAATAATTTGACTAAAGTGGCAGACCAACCGCAGCTTCAATTATCAAGATGTCGTACAAATGATTTTATGAGCAAACGGTCATTTTAACTATTCATTTGACGAGTTACAAATCACCAACAGAGTTCCAATGGTAATGTGAAAGGAACAGGAACCATGATTTTAGAATAAAACAGTCCATGATTACTACCAATAGCAGtcattttccttccattcctCCGATAAGTTACAAATCACTAACCTACTACAATCCCAATGGTAATGCATAAGGAATCAGGAACCAcgatttttatataaaacagaAAAGGCCGCAAAAGTGCCATCTACAGGCAAAGAATTGGCATTACCACTGGCAGAGCATAAGGACAGACAACTTTTGTGTTACAGAAATATACCATTAACCTAGAAAGAAGTGCCAATGGAAACCCTCCATTGAACACAGAAATTTTGCAGGATGGAATAGAGGAGGACAATTTTGTAATAGAACCTGCATTCAAGGAGCCCCGCAGTGCTTCCAAGCAAAAGCAGAAGCCCTTTGTTTTTGGGAGCAAGACATTGAACATCATAGGCAGTTTAGCTTCAGCTGCAAATTTTCGACTCTTCTTGCATTTCTCTTCACTGTAAAAAGAAAAGCTTAGATGTCTTAAAACGGCATAAACATAAATCTTACAGACAAGTAAAGTTTAACAAGTTCAATGTGTTCTAGAACAGAATGAAATGCGGGCAGCACAAAAGCAGAGATGCATGGATTAAAGGACCCACGGATTACTTATATTAGAGATCTATAATTACCTGACAAAATAAGATAACCTAAGATCCATACGATCACACTAGCCATATACTGAACCTAAAACCATATGTTCGTTTCTTATAAGATGATTGCACATGGAATTTAACAGAATATAAAAGGTAATAATGAGGTAATACGTAAAATTAGTTCCTTCAGGAAACAGAACGAGCCATAATGGATCCTGAGGATTCTTAAATGTGGAAAGCATATTGCACAAAACTGATTCATCAATTTCCCACTTCCTCTCCACAGCAATGAACTCCAAGATGTGAAATCCCCAACCTAAGACAGGCAGTTTCATCAAGCTGCTTTTAAGAATATATTTCATGTGGCCCAGACACCCTTTCCTCAATGCAAGATCCCACAAGTACATCCAGTCAACCTCAGTTCTGTGATTGGCAATAAGCAAAACACGCTCCCCTTCTGGAACCATATCTCCAGAAAAAACCACTTTGGTCCcgtttattttttcaaacagAAAAGGCCACAGAGCCAGCCACAGGCCAAAGAGGAAGGATGATGCTTTCCTACTGTAATGCAGGCTGAAAAGCCGTAACATGACAGCACTCACAGGTGCAAAATACACCAAAAACATGAAGGCGGTGGAAAGAAACACCACTAGACATAGAAGACCCCTTAAAACCCAAATAGGAGTCAAAGGGCGGTGCTTTAATCTATTATTATCAGATTTGAGCGGCTTGCAAGCTTCCATATCCTTTGGTGACTGTTCAAAAACTTCCCTTCTTAAGACAGCTGCGATACCCCAACGTTATTTGAGATGTTCCTAAAATTTGAgcgaaaagaaataaaagacaaGATCAGGGCAATAAAACAGACATGTCTATCTGAAAGCAAAAACAGTCCATACCCATGTTTAAAAGGAAGGAGGGAAGTATAAAGTTGAATTCATGATCGAACAACCAGATGGAATATGTAAACCAATTGCAAGAGAGCATCAAAAGTTATCTGCCCAAATAGCAAACAAACGTATTGTTAAAGGCTGAGAGCTGGTATAATGCTAAACGAACCTACATGCAGCTCATCCCTAATGAAGAAGCAGGCCACTAAACTTTGAATTGATCGAGACTTTCATGTGATAAGTTTGTCACTGACTACAACCGTGAAAACAACATCTAGTTGGCCTAGATGCTCAACCCAAATGATTAGATCCAGCCAAATACTAATTAGATTATGAAAGCTTAATGCAAAGTTACTCTCTTCTTATGCTATAGTTTAGACAGAGATGTAACCTAACACTATATGGTAACCTAACAATCTGGGCCATGCAACCATCTCTCCATACAATAAAATACATCAGATATCTTCAAACCATGCCACCATTATGATACCGAATCTTAACTTTAAAGAAAGGTCACAAGAAGAGTTATcaataaggaaaaagaaaaagatcacgACCCGAAGTGGAGAAGAAATTACACAGCGTCTTTAGAAGGTGCAATATCCTTTTTCTTCTCAACAACTGCGTGTGCCGGAGAGCTAAAATAAATCCATTCCAATAAGGGGAGACCGGGGAGGAAGCGGAATAATTGCAAATACGTTCAAgcacaaatataaaataagacatGCTCCCTCCAAAAACAATTTAATAATAACACATGCGGTAGTTATGAACCTTGACGGTAGGGAAAACTTCTCAATCTGCACTACACTCCACCAAATCATTTACGGAAACCAACCCCATCattaaactcaaatatttttaagatcattacctttactccaatttcctcttcttcacgGATGTTTGGCAATCCTCCGAGGCTACAACCGGTCCCTGAAATGGATTGGATTTACTGAAATGGAAAAAGAATAAGAGAGAAAACGGAAGGATatttctctctgtttctctcgcTCTCCAAGTAGCAACATGCAGCACTACAACACAGAATGTATTATTAAGAGTCGACATTTTACCTGAAGCTAGCCACGGAGAAACCCACACAACACAAATTTGGACGAGACACCGACAGAGATGAAAGAAACACCCACACGAAGCTACTTATTCAGAGACACCCACAGAGATGGACGACACCCACGGAGACAGCCACACTAGATACAGCGTCCCAAACCCAACAATGCCCAGACGGAGACAGCCACACGAGACGCATCGCAGACCCCAGTTCTGGTTTCGTCTGAGAAAATGACAAATCTGAAATTTTCCCTCCCTCcgtttcatttcatctttttcttttttttttttttttcttttctttttaataaatatattgactTACGTGACAAGTCGGTTCCCCCACGTTTACCTCCAACGGTTGCCTGTagcagttttaaaaaataaatcgcTAGTGATTCATACCTTGAAGAAGATAGGAGAAACAGAGGGAGACACGGGTTCAGAGTCTTCCGACGTTCTTTTCAAAACTTTGTAAACTCAAAAGGGCTTATACTTCCTGGAATTACAAAGGGCACCCATGAATCTCACTGAGCGTGTCGGTCGGGCTCGAACTTGGCAAAGAATTTGTCTATGTGATTTGTGTTTTTTCTAAggattaaataaaattcttttaaatatataaaattcattcatttccagttaaattaaattatttatatggtTAGATAATTcaagtgaaataaaataaaatattttattaaaaaattaaataaaaaatttttattataatataatttttatttttaaatttaaaaaaattaaattatttattatattttatataagaatttaaaaaaattataataattatatgaaatgaaatgtggtgagataatttaattttatataatcaaaccAGCTCATATTCTTTCagtttttattggttttttagTCTATTAAAGGTGAGAATCATTAAATTAACTATTCCTTCAAAATTTCACTAATAatcaataagaaataataataatttctcaaaaataataataataataatttacatgCGTTATTTGACCGAttatggagaaagaaaaaataaatagtataaaaattttttaaaaagtcatAAGCAGATTAAAAATtcagacaaaaaataaaagaaaatttcaaatcacaaaaggGGGAGACAAAATGTATAAAAACTTTGGAATCTAAAAATggtaatataaaaacaaataaacatttaGGGGAGGATTGAATAGTGAagtgagataaaatgaattgagtttagataaaaattaaaagttaaataaaatattattattaatttttaatttaaaaaaattaaattatttattatattttgtataaaaattaataataattataataattatataaaataagttgaaaatgatttgaaaatgattttaaagaaCCTTTTGTATTCAAACTGGACATAATGCTGCAAAAATTCTCGGGGACAAGGATGAATATTGTGGGATCCACTTGAAATCAATATTGTGGACACACTTAAGGAACTAGCTTTGTGGCTAACCTTACCTTCTAGAAAGTGGATAGTCGTGGCCGAGCCACCTATTTTAAAGATCCACTTCATCGATAAATGGGTTCCGAATCATGgtcttgattttatttatttaattatttaataattaaaaaataatttttagtgaagttatgaaattttttaaaaatatttaaaaaaaataaaaaaattgtacttACGAGTCTCGTCCACCATGGCTCTTAGCCTCTTACATCAAAGGGTAAGGGGTGTCGTACACCCACCCTGAAATCTGCCAGGGTGGTTGGAGAATtttaggttcggtttggtagtaaggtgaaaattttgagttttaaaataaaatattataatttaatattattattgttttgggatttgaaaaagttaagaaaaagttgaattatttattatattttatatgaagatttgagaaaattgtaatgatgagacgagaattttgagtttgagatgaaaaatgaaCAGCCAAACCGAACCTTAATGTCCttgtagattttatgaaatggcAGGAATCAATTTAACCTTCCATGGcaaactctttttaaaaagagaaatactttaggaaaaatgatggattcaACCGGCATGTGTAACCCCGCGGCATTGCGTCTAATGTGGCATTAATAAAAAACGACGTTGTTTCGATTTTTGGTCAAACACAAGTGCAGAGCCTCCATCCCACCCCATCTCCACGAGTATTCTTCTATGTATCTTCTGAAATCTCCAAAGTCTTCTCCATCGACGCCATTGACAATAAGAACTCCCCCACGGTTGACGCAGACGACATTTGCGGCTTCTCTAGTTCCTATCGTTTTGGGCCTTTTTCCATCTGTGCATCATCTGCAtagaaatttcaagaatttcatctcttttttaCTCCGTTTCAACTGCAAAATCACCTAACAGCACCCTTCTAGATCCTTCATGAATCAAATAGAAAATCAGATGATAAGTGCCACACAAAAACATGCCAAATGGAGGCGCTGGAAACCTCCCTTTATCTCCTTTATTTTACTCCTCTTTGACATTCTCCCTTGAAACTAAAATCAAACAAAACTTTATTATGCAGATCTACCAGTTCTTCTAGCACTATTCGTCGGTTTCGTGTCTCCATGGCTAGCTTCAAAACTTGAAGCGAACCCAAAATACAAATCTGGTAAGTCGATTGGCGTTTTGCTTTGTGAGTTTGGTGAATTTACGTCATGTGGGCCTGAGTAGTTCTGGGAATGACAGAGAGATGGGTTATGCCATCCATTAGTGTTTTGCCGTCCATAggattgaagattttttttttttttttttttgtgtgtgttttctcttattgtatttttctctgAAAGAGGCTGATGTGGCATTGCAAAAAGTTGTCGGTTGCCCCTCGATTTTGCACACCGGTTGTCCCTAGCAAAGTTGATACTTTAAAGCATGAATACAACTAATGTCTCTTTTGGTTACATAacatagatgagataagatgaaatatttttgttaaaagttaaataaaatattattataatattatttttattttaaaatttgaaaaaattgaattgtttattatattttatataaaaatttaaaaaaattataatgattatatgagatgagatgagatagtttaactTTTTGTTAACCAAACCAGCCCTAAGTTGATGGTTGTACAAGTCTATGCATAAATTTTCTATTATGCATTCAGTTTTAGTTCAAATCAACCCATTTTCATCTCTATCTTCAATTTCATCTTTCACTCAActaaagttatttatttatgtatgaaCTACTAAAAGACAAGGGCAAAACCATCCATCAAGTAAGTCTTAGTTCTTCAGTTTCTTGGTTCCAACAAGGTTACCAAAAGCCGTCAAATATCTATTTTGGTGAAATTTCTACATTTTGATGCTTTCTTGTTCCCTTCAATTCCTTACAAATTCCTATCATCTATATAGTCTCAATACATGATTTTCACCTATCTTTCATGTAGAAAAATCAATAGCCCTTATTGGACAAC contains:
- the LOC122311192 gene encoding probable 1-acyl-sn-glycerol-3-phosphate acyltransferase 4; the protein is MEACKPLKSDNNRLKHRPLTPIWVLRGLLCLVVFLSTAFMFLVYFAPVSAVMLRLFSLHYSRKASSFLFGLWLALWPFLFEKINGTKVVFSGDMVPEGERVLLIANHRTEVDWMYLWDLALRKGCLGHMKYILKSSLMKLPVLGWGFHILEFIAVERKWEIDESVLCNMLSTFKNPQDPLWLVLFPEGTNFTEEKCKKSRKFAAEAKLPMMFNVLLPKTKGFCFCLEALRGSLNAVYDVSIAYKHQCPSFMDNVFGVDPSEVHIHVLRIPIDEIPACDTGAAAWLTNRFQLKDQLLSYLQQKDDCCRMNDSFKVSKLITLLNFCIP